One region of Pan paniscus chromosome 5, NHGRI_mPanPan1-v2.0_pri, whole genome shotgun sequence genomic DNA includes:
- the MEA1 gene encoding male-enhanced antigen 1 isoform X2, giving the protein MATVVLGGDTMGPERIFPNQTEELGHQGPSEGTGDWSSEEPEEEQEETGSGPAGYSYQPLNQDPEQEEVELAPVGDGDVVADIQDRIQALGLHLPDPPLESEDEDEEGATALNNHSSIPMDPEHVELVKRTMAGVSLPAPGVPAWAREISDAQWEDVVQKALQARQASPAWK; this is encoded by the exons ATGGCAACAGTAGTTCTAGGAGGAGACACCATGGGCCCTGAGCGTATCTTCCCCAATCAGACTGAGGAACTGGGACATCAGGGCCCTTCAGAAGGCACTGGGGATTGGAGCAGTGAGGAGCCTGAGGAAGAGCAGGAGGAAACGGGGTCGGGCCCAGCTGGCTACTCCTACCAGCCCCTGAACCAAGATCCTGAACAAGAGGAGGTGGAACTGGCACCAGTGGGGGATGGAGATGTAGTTGCTGACATCCAGGATCGAATCCAG GCCCTGGGGCTTCATTTGCCAGACCCACCATTAGAGagtgaagatgaagatgaagaggGAGCTACAGCGTTGAACAACCACAGCTCTATTCCCATGGACCCAG AACATGTAGAGCTGGTGAAAAGGACAATGGCTGGAGTAAGCCTGCCTGCGCCAGGGGTTCCTGCCTGGGCTCGGGAGATATCGGATGCCCAGTGGGAAGATGTGGTACAGAAAGCCCTCCAAGCCCGGCAGGCATCCCCTGCCTGGAAGTGA
- the MEA1 gene encoding male-enhanced antigen 1 isoform X1, whose product MGPERHLSGAPARMATVVLGGDTMGPERIFPNQTEELGHQGPSEGTGDWSSEEPEEEQEETGSGPAGYSYQPLNQDPEQEEVELAPVGDGDVVADIQDRIQALGLHLPDPPLESEDEDEEGATALNNHSSIPMDPEHVELVKRTMAGVSLPAPGVPAWAREISDAQWEDVVQKALQARQASPAWK is encoded by the exons ATGGGGCCTGAAAGGCATCTGTCAGGCG CCCCTGCCCGGATGGCAACAGTAGTTCTAGGAGGAGACACCATGGGCCCTGAGCGTATCTTCCCCAATCAGACTGAGGAACTGGGACATCAGGGCCCTTCAGAAGGCACTGGGGATTGGAGCAGTGAGGAGCCTGAGGAAGAGCAGGAGGAAACGGGGTCGGGCCCAGCTGGCTACTCCTACCAGCCCCTGAACCAAGATCCTGAACAAGAGGAGGTGGAACTGGCACCAGTGGGGGATGGAGATGTAGTTGCTGACATCCAGGATCGAATCCAG GCCCTGGGGCTTCATTTGCCAGACCCACCATTAGAGagtgaagatgaagatgaagaggGAGCTACAGCGTTGAACAACCACAGCTCTATTCCCATGGACCCAG AACATGTAGAGCTGGTGAAAAGGACAATGGCTGGAGTAAGCCTGCCTGCGCCAGGGGTTCCTGCCTGGGCTCGGGAGATATCGGATGCCCAGTGGGAAGATGTGGTACAGAAAGCCCTCCAAGCCCGGCAGGCATCCCCTGCCTGGAAGTGA